In a single window of the Abditibacteriota bacterium genome:
- a CDS encoding DUF1559 domain-containing protein, which yields MKKGFTLIELLVVIAIIAILAAILFPVFAQAREKARQTQCISNAKQLGTALQLYLADWDNMIPASNYVEAAGAGIDPRAWYGPWANPWPGSALHREYIQNRSYRGIMMPYVKNGALFVCPSDGQADKNADCNAVKRYLDYRPRYSIPYNNWYLGNSEISINTVKYPADYVMLNEVAPWHNMDYVTEGGQADLWAPQDKVTCVFADGHATVMPISKIMAKDNSLSPSGGQPKWAFVYGWNNEWPARYNETISGELEQTRYLEFRSKDTDKTY from the coding sequence ATGAAAAAAGGCTTTACACTCATCGAGTTATTGGTAGTCATAGCGATCATCGCTATACTTGCGGCCATCCTCTTCCCTGTGTTTGCGCAGGCCAGAGAAAAGGCGCGCCAGACCCAGTGCATCAGCAACGCCAAGCAGCTGGGCACCGCCCTTCAGCTGTATCTGGCAGACTGGGACAACATGATTCCGGCCTCCAACTACGTGGAAGCCGCCGGCGCGGGCATCGACCCCAGAGCCTGGTACGGCCCCTGGGCCAACCCCTGGCCGGGCAGCGCCCTGCACAGAGAATACATACAGAACCGGTCCTACAGAGGCATCATGATGCCCTACGTGAAGAACGGCGCTCTCTTTGTCTGCCCTTCCGACGGTCAGGCCGACAAGAACGCCGACTGCAACGCGGTGAAGCGCTATCTGGACTACAGACCCAGATATTCCATCCCCTACAACAACTGGTATCTGGGCAACAGCGAGATCAGCATCAACACGGTCAAGTATCCTGCCGATTACGTGATGCTGAACGAGGTCGCTCCCTGGCATAACATGGATTACGTTACCGAGGGCGGACAGGCCGACCTGTGGGCTCCTCAGGACAAGGTGACCTGCGTCTTCGCCGACGGACATGCCACCGTGATGCCCATCAGCAAGATCATGGCCAAGGACAACAGCCTTTCCCCTTCGGGCGGCCAGCCCAAGTGGGCCTTTGTGTATGGCTGGAACAACGAATGGCCCGCCAGATACAACGAGACCATCAGCGGAGAGCTGGAGCAGACCAGATATCTGGAATTCCGCTCCAAGGATACCGACAAGACCTATTAG